One Acidobacteriota bacterium genomic region harbors:
- a CDS encoding NlpC/P60 family protein — protein sequence MRQLPGLFRAAGSHPSANNSLRAGWLFLGCLVLTGLGTGNSDQAEAVVASGGVVERLQEVHRQRRDVRYAFGGCDDLRMDCSCFVQTAFEDAFGRRLPRTTLSQTRFFESELLPRLTDIRRLAPATLCPGDLIYTFRGDRWETAPRHVAIYYQDGRILHSASGLGVGVQSLDVLSHHKLHGVVRLFECRDPGPNSGSKQPEPPSPTRGPLPGPNNALAEAESQKAVRQLVDDLFQAWFRRDRRTFASLWGEGALQWRQGSAGDESSVLSDWRKTFDELAGRRWRYGIRELQTRGDTAFVEVGTEYPCLAPEQGICSSQIQTFVWRLGADGGWRIVQHELGSAQ from the coding sequence ATGCGCCAGTTGCCAGGTCTCTTTCGTGCAGCGGGTAGCCATCCTTCAGCGAACAACTCGCTACGGGCCGGCTGGCTGTTTCTCGGCTGCTTGGTCCTGACCGGCCTCGGCACCGGGAACTCCGACCAGGCCGAGGCCGTAGTGGCCTCTGGTGGGGTGGTGGAGCGGCTCCAGGAGGTTCACCGCCAACGTCGGGATGTGCGCTATGCCTTCGGTGGCTGCGACGACCTCAGGATGGACTGCTCGTGCTTCGTGCAGACCGCCTTCGAGGACGCCTTTGGCCGTCGCTTGCCGCGCACAACCCTCAGCCAAACGAGATTCTTCGAGAGCGAGTTGCTGCCCAGGCTCACCGACATTCGTCGGCTGGCGCCGGCAACCCTTTGCCCCGGCGATTTGATCTACACCTTCCGCGGTGACCGTTGGGAGACCGCACCGCGCCATGTGGCGATCTATTACCAGGATGGGCGCATTCTCCATTCAGCTTCGGGTCTCGGGGTGGGGGTCCAGTCGCTCGATGTCCTTTCCCACCACAAGCTCCATGGTGTCGTGCGCCTCTTCGAATGCAGGGACCCTGGACCCAACTCCGGGTCGAAACAACCCGAGCCCCCATCTCCTACCCGTGGCCCTCTTCCAGGGCCAAACAACGCCCTCGCCGAGGCTGAGAGTCAGAAGGCGGTGCGCCAACTCGTCGACGACCTCTTTCAGGCTTGGTTTCGACGTGACCGGCGGACCTTTGCCTCCCTCTGGGGCGAGGGGGCCCTGCAATGGCGCCAAGGCTCTGCTGGGGACGAATCGTCCGTGCTCTCCGACTGGCGCAAGACGTTTGATGAATTGGCGGGCCGGCGCTGGAGGTACGGGATTCGCGAGCTGCAGACCCGCGGCGATACCGCCTTTGTCGAAGTCGGCACCGAGTACCCCTGCTTAGCCCCCGAGCAAGGGATCTGCAGCAGCCAGATCCAGACCTTTGTCTGGAGACTCGGCGCGGACGGTGGCTGGCGCATCGTTCAGCATGAGCTGGGCTCAGCGCAATGA